The proteins below come from a single Chrysoperla carnea chromosome 1, inChrCarn1.1, whole genome shotgun sequence genomic window:
- the LOC123291006 gene encoding glyoxylate reductase/hydroxypyruvate reductase-like isoform X2 — protein sequence MGENKFKILIAHPYIPKFVTEMFHERGYIHVEQCIQKPGPTNQELRERLPGTYALIWWPDAANPNRCLTKELLDLAGPNLRAVCTVSSGYDMIDVQEIKARGILLGHMNQVQDAAVAEMAVLLTLAATRRLKECHQDNGTNTEWSADPEWMMGMDLPGSTVGIVGLGSIGKAILQRLKGFDVKKFLYTGRSPKPKSETYDAEFVTFDELLNNSDYVIVACALTDDTRNMFDLKAFKKMKSTSILINIARGGIIDQDALYEALHTGIIWAAGLDVTTPEPLPVGHRLRTLPNCTIMPHRGSHTRRTREGMFRLAAENILLALEGKPMRTPVRL from the exons atgggtgaaaacaagtttaaaatattaattgcacatccatatataccaaaatttgtgaCTGAAATGTTTCATGAAAG AGGGTACATCCATGTTGAACAATGTATACAAAAACCAGGCCCAACAAATCAAGAATTACGCGAAAGATTACCAGGAacgtatgcattaatatggtgGCCAGATGCTGCAAATCCAAATCGATGTTTAACAAAAGAATTATTAGATTTAGCTG GACCAAATCTACGAGCAGTATGTACAGTATCGTCTGGTTATGACATGATTGATGTACAAGAAATTAAGGCACGTGGTATATTATTAGGGCATATGAATCAAGTACAGGACGCAGCGGTAGCTGAAATGGCAGTATTGTTAACATTAGCAGCAACACGACGATTAAAAGAATGCCATCAAGATAATGGGACTAA caCGGAATGGTCAGCAGATCCTGAATGGATGATGGGTATGGATTTACCTGGTTCAACAGTTGGTATTGTTGGTTTGGGAAGTATTGGAAAAGCAATTTTACAACGGTTAAAAGGATTTGAtgtgaagaaatttttatatactggCCGATCTCCAAAACCTAAAA gtgAAACATACGATGCTGAATTTGTAACATTTGATGAATTACTAAATAATAGTGATTATGTAATAGTGGCATGTGCACTAACAGATGATACACGTAATATGTTTGATTTGAAAGcttttaagaaaatgaaatcAACATCAATCTTAATAAATATAGCACGTGGTGGTATTATTGATCAGGATGCGTTATATGAAGCCTTACATACGGGTATCATATGGGCAGCTGGTTTAGATGTCACCACACCAGAACCATTACCAGTTGGACATCGGTTACGTACATTACCGAATTgca ctaTAATGCCCCATAGAGGAAGTCATACGCGACGCACACGTGAAGGTATGTTTCGATTGGCtgctgaaaatattttactggCGTTAGAAGGTAAACCAATGCGAACACCAGTGCgattataa
- the LOC123291006 gene encoding glyoxylate reductase/hydroxypyruvate reductase-like isoform X1: MGENKFKILIAHPYIPKFVTEMFHERGYIHVEQCIQKPGPTNQELRERLPGTYALIWWPDAANPNRCLTKELLDLAGPNLRAVCTVSSGYDMIDVQEIKARGILLGHMNQVQDAAVAEMAVLLTLAATRRLKECHQDNGTKNYFSTEWSADPEWMMGMDLPGSTVGIVGLGSIGKAILQRLKGFDVKKFLYTGRSPKPKSETYDAEFVTFDELLNNSDYVIVACALTDDTRNMFDLKAFKKMKSTSILINIARGGIIDQDALYEALHTGIIWAAGLDVTTPEPLPVGHRLRTLPNCTIMPHRGSHTRRTREGMFRLAAENILLALEGKPMRTPVRL, translated from the exons atgggtgaaaacaagtttaaaatattaattgcacatccatatataccaaaatttgtgaCTGAAATGTTTCATGAAAG AGGGTACATCCATGTTGAACAATGTATACAAAAACCAGGCCCAACAAATCAAGAATTACGCGAAAGATTACCAGGAacgtatgcattaatatggtgGCCAGATGCTGCAAATCCAAATCGATGTTTAACAAAAGAATTATTAGATTTAGCTG GACCAAATCTACGAGCAGTATGTACAGTATCGTCTGGTTATGACATGATTGATGTACAAGAAATTAAGGCACGTGGTATATTATTAGGGCATATGAATCAAGTACAGGACGCAGCGGTAGCTGAAATGGCAGTATTGTTAACATTAGCAGCAACACGACGATTAAAAGAATGCCATCAAGATAATGGGACTAA aaattattttagcaCGGAATGGTCAGCAGATCCTGAATGGATGATGGGTATGGATTTACCTGGTTCAACAGTTGGTATTGTTGGTTTGGGAAGTATTGGAAAAGCAATTTTACAACGGTTAAAAGGATTTGAtgtgaagaaatttttatatactggCCGATCTCCAAAACCTAAAA gtgAAACATACGATGCTGAATTTGTAACATTTGATGAATTACTAAATAATAGTGATTATGTAATAGTGGCATGTGCACTAACAGATGATACACGTAATATGTTTGATTTGAAAGcttttaagaaaatgaaatcAACATCAATCTTAATAAATATAGCACGTGGTGGTATTATTGATCAGGATGCGTTATATGAAGCCTTACATACGGGTATCATATGGGCAGCTGGTTTAGATGTCACCACACCAGAACCATTACCAGTTGGACATCGGTTACGTACATTACCGAATTgca ctaTAATGCCCCATAGAGGAAGTCATACGCGACGCACACGTGAAGGTATGTTTCGATTGGCtgctgaaaatattttactggCGTTAGAAGGTAAACCAATGCGAACACCAGTGCgattataa